In Pangasianodon hypophthalmus isolate fPanHyp1 chromosome 3, fPanHyp1.pri, whole genome shotgun sequence, a single genomic region encodes these proteins:
- the mrpl2 gene encoding 39S ribosomal protein L2, mitochondrial produces MSVASLCRSLRAFSLSSRVLSAPLCAPPAVRGVVGVATQLRPHPVRFFTTTMLRPQNRTLWKQTDKYTIRPIGVKKTGGRDFTGKIRRRGIGGGHKQRYRMIDFQRLRFEPGKEKGTQIEERVIEVRYDPCRSGDIALVAGGNRKRWIIATENMQAGDLIKSSSAIGRMAVLANEGDAHPLGALPVGTLINNLELQPGRGAQYIRAAGTCGVLLRKVNGTAIIQLPSKQQIQVCETCVATVGRVSNVDHNKRVIGKAGRNRWFGIRPSSGLWKRKGGWAGRKIRPLPALKSYVNLPSVSVQP; encoded by the exons ATGTCGGTGGCGTCTCTGTGTCGCTCTCTCAGAGCGTTCTctctcagctccagggttctTTCAGCTCCG CTGTGCGCCCCCCCTGCTGTGAGAGGTGTGGTGGGCGTGGCCACTCAGCTGAGGCCACACCCCGTTCGCTTcttcaccaccaccatgctCCGCCCACAGAACAGGACGCTGTGGAAACAGACGGATAAATACACCATCCGGCCAATCGGAGTCAAGAAGACCGGAGGGAGGGACTTCACAG GGAAGATCCGGAGGCGGGGCATCGGAGGCGGCCACAAACAGAGGTACAGAATGATCGACTTCCAGCGGCTGCGTTTCGAACCGGGGAAGGAGAAGGGCACTCAGATCGAGGAGAGAGTGATCGAAGTGCGCTACGACccctgcag GTCAGGTGACATTGCTCTGGTTGCCGGGGGAAACCGTAAGCGCTGGATCATCGCCACAGAGAACATGCAGGCTGGTGACCTGATTAAAAGCTCGTCTGCGATTGGTCGGATGGCCGTGTTGGCCAACGAGGGTGACGCCCACCCACTGGGAGCACTTCCTGTAGGAACTCTGATCAACAACCTGGAGCTCCAACCGGGGAGAGGAGCACAGTACATCCGcgcagcag ggacgTGTGGTGTTCTCCTGCGTAAAGTAAACGGAACCGCAATCATTCAGTTGCCTTCAAAACAGCAGATCCAG gtGTGTGAGACGTGTGTGGCGACGGTGGGCCGTGTGTCGAATGTAGACCATAATAAGCGTGTGATAGGGAAGGCAGGGAGAAACCGCTGGTTTGGGATCAGACCGTCGAGTGGACTGTGGAAGAGGAAGGGTGGGTGGGCGGGGCGTAAGATTAGGCCCCTCCCCGCGCTGAAGAGTTACGTCAACCTGCCGTCTGTCTCTGTACAGCCCTGa